One part of the Cyclobacteriaceae bacterium genome encodes these proteins:
- a CDS encoding glycosyltransferase family 2 protein, with product MTNFAPVLFWISLALLLYTYLFYFIIIVLASRLAARKPKVKDKATAWPEVTVVIAAFNEERFITEKINNSLTLDYPLDKLSIVVVTDGSTDSTPDLVRKFNSVKLFHEAERKGKIHAVDRIMKHIKTSVVIFTDANTTLNNTAIKNIVRHYEDITVGGVAGEKQVIWKEADNASGAGEGLYWKYESLLKKADSDLYTVVGAAGELFSIRTSLYESPPPDTIIEDFYLSMKIVAKGYRFVYEPDAYAMEGPSATTEDEWKRKVRISAGGLQAIARLTPLLNPFRYGVVTFQYVSHRVLRWTLAPLALLFVFLSNAWLIHNSFLYLTTFLLQSIFYILALSGHFLRNKKIPVKGFFVPYYFTLMNLSVFFGLLRLLKGRQSVVWEKAERA from the coding sequence ATGACCAATTTTGCCCCGGTTTTATTCTGGATCAGCCTGGCCCTGCTTCTATACACCTATTTGTTTTACTTCATCATCATTGTGCTGGCCTCCCGTTTAGCCGCCAGAAAACCTAAGGTGAAAGATAAAGCTACCGCCTGGCCAGAAGTTACCGTGGTCATCGCGGCCTTTAACGAGGAGCGGTTCATTACTGAAAAAATCAACAACTCGCTCACCCTTGATTATCCACTTGATAAGCTCAGTATAGTAGTTGTAACCGATGGCTCTACCGATAGTACTCCTGACCTTGTGAGGAAATTCAATTCCGTGAAGCTATTTCATGAGGCTGAACGAAAAGGAAAAATCCATGCCGTTGACCGGATCATGAAGCACATCAAAACCTCCGTTGTAATTTTTACCGATGCTAACACTACGCTAAACAACACCGCCATAAAAAACATCGTGCGTCATTATGAAGACATTACTGTTGGCGGTGTGGCAGGAGAGAAACAAGTCATATGGAAAGAGGCCGATAATGCTTCGGGGGCGGGTGAAGGACTGTATTGGAAGTACGAATCGTTGCTGAAAAAAGCAGACTCAGATCTATATACTGTAGTGGGGGCCGCGGGTGAATTGTTCTCAATCCGTACTTCACTTTACGAAAGCCCCCCACCCGATACCATCATTGAAGATTTTTACCTCTCCATGAAAATCGTAGCGAAAGGATACCGGTTTGTTTATGAACCTGATGCCTATGCCATGGAAGGACCTTCGGCCACAACAGAAGACGAGTGGAAACGAAAAGTCAGGATTTCAGCCGGAGGGTTACAGGCCATTGCGCGCCTTACTCCCCTGCTCAACCCCTTTCGGTATGGTGTGGTAACTTTTCAATATGTATCGCACCGGGTACTGCGGTGGACGCTTGCCCCGCTTGCCTTACTTTTCGTTTTCCTTTCAAACGCCTGGCTTATTCATAACTCATTCTTGTACCTGACCACTTTCCTGCTTCAGAGTATTTTTTACATACTCGCCCTTAGTGGGCACTTTTTGCGGAATAAAAAAATCCCGGTAAAAGGATTCTTTGTACCTTACTATTTCACCCTCATGAACCTAAGTGTTTTCTTCGGCTTGCTGCGGTTGCTCAAAGGCCGTCAATCGGTAGTGTGGGAAAAGGCAGAAAGGGCATGA
- a CDS encoding YebC/PmpR family DNA-binding transcriptional regulator gives MGRIFEKRKHKMFARFDKMAKAFTRIGKDIAIAVKQNGPNPDNNPRLRMAIQNAKGVNMPKDRVEAAIKRASSKEEKDFQEITYEGYAPHGVPIMVECATDNPTRTVANVRLHFSKNGGSMGNSGSVAFLFERKGVFKFDPAKLNLDELELDLIDAGADEIERGDDETIVYTKFTEFGHMQKFLESKNLEPKSSELQYIPTTTKALTEEQQDEVLKCVEALEGDDDVQNVYHNLA, from the coding sequence ATGGGACGCATATTTGAAAAACGAAAGCACAAAATGTTTGCCCGGTTCGACAAAATGGCGAAAGCCTTTACGAGGATCGGAAAAGATATTGCCATTGCCGTAAAACAAAATGGCCCCAACCCGGATAACAACCCACGCCTGCGGATGGCCATACAAAACGCAAAGGGCGTTAATATGCCTAAAGATCGCGTTGAGGCAGCCATTAAACGCGCATCATCAAAAGAAGAAAAAGATTTTCAGGAAATAACATACGAAGGTTATGCCCCACATGGTGTGCCCATTATGGTGGAGTGTGCTACGGATAACCCAACACGAACGGTAGCCAACGTGCGTCTTCATTTCTCTAAAAACGGTGGTAGTATGGGCAACTCCGGATCGGTTGCATTCTTATTTGAACGCAAAGGTGTTTTTAAATTCGATCCCGCCAAATTAAACCTTGATGAACTTGAGTTGGACCTGATCGATGCAGGGGCTGATGAAATTGAACGTGGGGATGATGAAACTATTGTGTACACCAAATTTACCGAATTCGGGCACATGCAGAAATTCCTCGAATCTAAAAACCTTGAGCCCAAAAGCTCGGAATTGCAGTATATCCCCACCACTACCAAAGCGTTGACGGAAGAGCAACAAGATGAAGTATTAAAATGTGTTGAGGCCCTTGAAGGTGACGATGACGTACAGAATGTTTACCACAACCTTGCCTGA
- a CDS encoding LTA synthase family protein: MSLLRYQVSELKWRGNIYAALLERLLLAMFLFTLCRISFYLFNASYFPGISTSGFLRIFMGGIRFDFATVLYLNVLTIVLSIIPVDLRFRKGYQQIIRYNFFVFNGLGLAMNAADMVYYPFTLRRTTADIFQQFQNETNLGSLFFRFLVDYWYALLFWLALMVLMVWLYGKIKVGARMVRNPWAYYGFGLLSIPLVAYLFVGGVRGGFAHSTRPLTVSNAGEYVRHPQEISLVLNTPFAVFRTLGKTKIRKIQYFEQDRLESHYTPLHTPPDSTAFRKDNVVIIILESFSKEFIGAFNHDKENYTGYTPFLDSLINHSLTFEYSFANGRKSIDGLPSVLASIPSLGVPYVLTPFSGNSINSLGSTLQGRGYHTSFFHGAPNGSMGFKAFMNLAGFEHYYGKDEYERDVENASDDFDGIWGIWDDRFFDYYARQLNTFPQPFVSSLFSVSSHHPFKVPVAFEEKFKGGEHPILKCIEYTDYALKKFFEQASTMPWYENTLFVITADHCSSNILFDESHTTWGLFSVPVIFFKPDNSLRGRKYELVQQIDIMPSVLGYLQYNKPYVAFGRDIFRETTKPFAFNYRDTYNLYLDDYLLVFDGKEVVSLFDYKNDKMLTGDLKEIHPEQAREMELQIKAIIQQYNNRMVENRLLP, from the coding sequence ATGAGCTTGTTGCGGTATCAGGTAAGTGAACTGAAGTGGAGGGGTAACATTTATGCAGCCTTGCTGGAACGTTTGCTTCTGGCTATGTTCTTATTTACGCTGTGCCGCATTTCATTTTACCTGTTCAATGCATCTTACTTTCCTGGCATTTCTACCAGTGGGTTCCTGCGCATTTTTATGGGTGGCATACGTTTCGACTTTGCCACAGTCCTCTACTTAAATGTACTTACCATTGTGTTGAGCATTATACCGGTCGATCTTCGGTTCCGTAAAGGCTATCAACAAATCATCCGGTATAATTTCTTTGTATTTAATGGACTGGGGTTGGCCATGAATGCGGCCGATATGGTATATTATCCATTTACGTTACGGAGGACTACGGCCGACATTTTTCAGCAATTTCAAAACGAAACAAACCTGGGGTCACTTTTTTTTCGGTTCCTGGTTGATTATTGGTACGCTTTGCTTTTTTGGTTAGCCCTTATGGTGTTGATGGTCTGGCTTTACGGGAAGATAAAAGTGGGGGCACGTATGGTTAGAAACCCATGGGCGTACTATGGATTCGGGTTGCTCTCCATACCCCTTGTTGCCTATCTTTTTGTTGGTGGTGTTCGGGGTGGGTTTGCCCACAGCACCCGGCCCCTTACGGTAAGCAATGCAGGCGAATATGTCAGGCATCCGCAGGAGATTAGTCTCGTATTAAATACACCCTTTGCGGTTTTCAGAACGTTGGGAAAAACCAAAATCAGGAAAATTCAGTATTTCGAGCAGGACAGGCTGGAAAGCCACTACACACCTTTGCACACGCCTCCCGATTCAACTGCCTTTCGAAAAGACAATGTAGTGATCATTATACTGGAAAGCTTTTCGAAAGAGTTTATTGGTGCGTTTAATCATGATAAAGAAAATTATACCGGTTACACTCCCTTTCTTGATTCGTTGATAAACCACAGCCTTACCTTTGAATACTCGTTTGCCAATGGCCGTAAATCCATTGATGGCTTACCCTCGGTACTTGCCTCCATTCCATCGCTTGGGGTGCCGTATGTACTTACTCCTTTCTCTGGTAACTCTATTAACAGCCTTGGCTCTACCTTGCAGGGCAGGGGATACCACACTTCATTTTTTCATGGTGCGCCTAATGGCTCAATGGGCTTTAAAGCATTTATGAACCTGGCAGGTTTTGAGCACTACTATGGTAAGGATGAGTATGAGCGCGATGTTGAAAATGCCTCGGACGACTTTGATGGGATTTGGGGCATATGGGACGATCGGTTTTTTGATTATTATGCCCGGCAACTCAATACCTTTCCTCAACCTTTCGTGTCCTCGCTGTTCTCGGTAAGCTCACATCACCCGTTTAAAGTTCCTGTAGCATTTGAAGAAAAATTTAAAGGTGGCGAACACCCCATACTCAAATGTATTGAGTATACCGATTATGCACTGAAGAAATTTTTTGAACAAGCCTCAACAATGCCCTGGTATGAAAACACACTGTTTGTTATTACTGCCGACCACTGTTCTTCTAATATTTTATTTGATGAGTCGCACACTACATGGGGATTGTTTTCAGTGCCGGTTATTTTTTTTAAGCCCGACAATAGTTTAAGAGGACGAAAATATGAACTTGTTCAGCAAATTGATATCATGCCTTCTGTGCTGGGCTATCTTCAGTACAATAAGCCTTATGTTGCTTTTGGCCGCGATATTTTTAGGGAAACTACTAAGCCTTTTGCTTTTAATTACCGCGATACCTATAATTTATATTTAGATGACTACCTGCTTGTTTTTGATGGAAAGGAAGTGGTAAGCCTTTTTGATTATAAAAATGACAAAATGCTTACCGGTGACTTAAAAGAAATACATCCTGAACAAGCAAGGGAAATGGAGCTACAGATCAAGGCCATCATCCAGCAGTATAACAACCGGATGGTTGAAAACCGGTTGTTGCCGTAG
- a CDS encoding outer membrane beta-barrel protein, protein MNLASPFMSFIVTLLLACSILEATGQEVHSLGVFTGLTIPYTWDDGFNKDPRYRIKYNLKYAPIGVHYGVDRPGFGLTFDPSIFKTGQYFNVINTSGGDVGERKINMTFIHAPIGFKLHMIDMSFFKVSFVASVSAAYMLSGEETITHLDSKLAFPQSTYPILPPDYTVEYDGVLVPNLKDFKLLDKSDFNQLQIYGAIGFRSDWDLSENYRISFDLRGYYGIFDPRKKDYIDRVNSNQTIYDLPGNRRDMFAYLTIGFSRIVEIDEKERKAKTKQRSMSQRGPVQSKYQHLHHSKSKKKHSPPK, encoded by the coding sequence ATGAACCTTGCCTCTCCTTTTATGTCCTTTATCGTCACGCTTTTGCTGGCGTGTAGTATTTTGGAGGCAACAGGCCAGGAAGTGCATTCACTGGGTGTATTTACCGGGCTTACCATCCCCTACACCTGGGATGACGGCTTTAATAAAGACCCGCGTTACCGCATCAAGTACAACCTGAAATATGCACCCATAGGTGTTCACTATGGCGTGGATCGCCCGGGCTTTGGCCTAACGTTCGACCCCAGTATTTTCAAAACAGGGCAGTATTTTAATGTGATCAATACATCTGGTGGCGATGTTGGAGAACGCAAAATCAACATGACTTTTATACATGCGCCTATCGGTTTTAAACTACACATGATTGATATGTCGTTCTTCAAGGTAAGCTTTGTGGCCTCGGTAAGTGCTGCCTATATGCTTTCCGGAGAAGAAACCATTACCCACCTGGATAGCAAGTTGGCATTTCCACAATCAACCTACCCGATTCTTCCACCGGATTATACCGTAGAGTATGATGGGGTTTTAGTACCAAACCTGAAAGACTTTAAGTTGTTGGATAAAAGTGACTTTAACCAACTGCAGATATATGGTGCAATAGGTTTTCGTTCCGATTGGGACTTGAGCGAGAACTATCGCATATCATTTGATTTAAGGGGGTATTACGGCATATTTGATCCACGTAAAAAAGATTATATCGACCGGGTTAATTCCAATCAAACCATTTACGACTTGCCAGGAAACCGAAGGGACATGTTTGCGTACCTGACCATAGGCTTTTCGCGGATTGTTGAAATTGACGAGAAGGAACGAAAGGCAAAAACGAAGCAACGTTCCATGTCGCAACGCGGACCGGTGCAATCAAAATATCAGCACCTACACCATTCAAAATCAAAAAAGAAACACAGCCCCCCAAAATAA
- a CDS encoding SDR family NAD(P)-dependent oxidoreductase — translation MTDKNVIITGAGGNLGRVVVEKFLKANFTVIAILSEGKKLEHDFEGNIYYYAVDLTREKEVNALTDKIIETHGSIEIGILLAGGFSPGSLSETSDEVLKKMYSRNFETSYFIARNLHQHMMAQPNGGRMVLIGSKPSLNPKEAKGSVAYALAKSLLFRFAEILNAEGQAKGVVTSVVVPGTIDTPANRAAMPNANFSTWVSAEDIAYAIHYLCTEKGASLHDPVLKMYGIR, via the coding sequence ATGACGGACAAGAATGTAATAATAACCGGAGCTGGCGGTAATCTGGGCAGGGTTGTGGTGGAGAAGTTCCTGAAGGCAAACTTTACCGTTATTGCCATTCTGTCGGAAGGAAAAAAACTGGAGCACGATTTTGAAGGGAATATTTACTATTACGCTGTTGACCTGACCCGTGAAAAAGAAGTTAACGCACTCACGGATAAAATTATTGAAACACACGGCAGTATTGAAATTGGAATACTGTTGGCCGGTGGGTTTTCGCCCGGCAGCCTCTCGGAAACCTCCGATGAGGTATTGAAGAAGATGTACTCGCGCAATTTTGAGACCTCATACTTTATTGCCCGTAACCTGCACCAACATATGATGGCCCAACCCAATGGTGGGCGCATGGTGCTCATCGGATCGAAGCCATCGCTCAACCCAAAAGAAGCAAAAGGTTCCGTTGCTTACGCATTGGCCAAATCGCTTTTGTTCCGATTTGCTGAAATACTAAATGCCGAAGGCCAGGCAAAAGGTGTTGTAACTTCTGTGGTGGTGCCCGGTACCATAGATACACCGGCCAACCGTGCCGCTATGCCCAATGCTAATTTCTCCACATGGGTTTCGGCTGAGGATATTGCGTATGCAATACATTATTTGTGTACGGAAAAAGGAGCATCATTACACGATCCGGTGCTGAAAATGTACGGAATCCGTTAG
- a CDS encoding PAS domain-containing sensor histidine kinase, whose amino-acid sequence MTEQLESNVLNEVFTSIIEDADANILFVNQYFEVISLNPGFYWIFLENYGLDLKPGTSIINAMMGVNPTLATEWRKRCERAMKGNSFKVEDIFEVDNRKHYWEIYYKPVFYRGQNFVSVFSRDITIRKAYQERIIRNEANLRSIINTVDNSIWLVNTRFELIDFNKEFFKQYKKAFGIRLERGKNILELLPGNMEQLKRAWKERYESGLKGRFGKYIDTYSIDQELRTFEIKTYPIVEDGMVTGLTVYSRDITQQKKAENMLLAQNEELSRINSELDRFVYSASHDLRAPLMSVKGLVNMIKVDNDPSNTEKYLQLIEQSIYKLDNFITDIIHYSRNSRMEVLAKEIDFEAILQESIDSLKFMEGANQVRSIREIRVAAPFYSDHSRLMIVFNNILSNAVRYRDPWKEDSFIRIQIESGYKQATIKFTDNGIGISEEYLDKVFKMFFRASADSKGSGLGLYIVKGAVEKLGGTISVTSQLGSGTTFEIILPNKGSNATLN is encoded by the coding sequence ATGACAGAACAGTTGGAATCAAATGTATTGAATGAAGTTTTTACCAGCATTATCGAAGATGCGGATGCAAATATTCTCTTTGTAAACCAGTATTTTGAGGTAATATCCCTTAATCCTGGCTTTTACTGGATTTTTCTTGAAAACTATGGCCTTGATTTAAAACCGGGCACTTCTATAATCAATGCAATGATGGGGGTTAACCCAACCCTCGCAACCGAATGGCGAAAACGCTGTGAACGTGCCATGAAGGGCAATTCGTTTAAGGTTGAAGATATTTTTGAAGTTGATAACCGGAAGCATTATTGGGAAATCTATTACAAACCGGTTTTTTACAGGGGACAAAACTTTGTTTCTGTTTTTAGCCGCGACATAACCATCCGCAAGGCATACCAGGAAAGGATTATCCGCAACGAAGCCAACCTGCGGTCGATCATCAATACAGTCGATAACAGCATTTGGTTAGTCAATACCCGTTTTGAGTTGATTGATTTTAATAAGGAGTTTTTCAAACAATACAAAAAAGCTTTTGGCATCCGGCTTGAACGCGGAAAAAATATCCTTGAGTTACTTCCTGGAAATATGGAACAACTGAAACGTGCCTGGAAAGAGCGTTACGAAAGTGGTTTGAAAGGCAGGTTCGGAAAATATATAGATACGTATTCAATTGATCAGGAACTCAGGACCTTTGAAATTAAAACCTATCCCATTGTTGAAGATGGAATGGTTACAGGTTTAACCGTGTATTCACGCGATATTACCCAACAAAAGAAAGCAGAGAACATGCTGCTTGCACAAAATGAAGAACTTTCGCGCATCAACAGCGAACTGGACCGTTTCGTATACAGTGCCTCTCACGACCTAAGGGCTCCATTAATGTCCGTGAAAGGATTGGTTAACATGATTAAGGTGGACAACGATCCGAGCAATACAGAAAAGTATCTTCAGTTGATTGAGCAGAGTATTTATAAACTCGATAATTTCATTACCGACATCATTCACTATTCCCGCAACTCCAGAATGGAGGTTTTGGCTAAGGAAATTGATTTTGAAGCTATCCTTCAGGAGTCTATTGACTCATTAAAATTTATGGAAGGTGCCAATCAGGTGAGGAGCATTCGCGAAATTCGAGTTGCTGCTCCGTTCTATTCTGACCATAGCCGGTTAATGATTGTTTTCAACAATATCCTTTCCAATGCCGTAAGGTACCGCGATCCGTGGAAGGAGGATTCGTTTATTCGTATTCAAATTGAATCCGGTTATAAGCAAGCAACTATCAAGTTTACCGATAACGGCATTGGCATTAGTGAAGAATACCTGGATAAGGTTTTCAAAATGTTTTTCAGGGCATCAGCCGACAGTAAGGGTTCAGGCCTGGGTTTGTATATTGTTAAAGGGGCTGTTGAGAAACTAGGCGGTACTATTTCAGTAACCTCTCAATTGGGCAGTGGTACTACTTTCGAAATTATACTACCGAACAAAGGAAGTAACGCCACCCTCAACTAA
- a CDS encoding membrane dipeptidase gives MNSRSIETIDDVLRLSTRPVIVSHTGFKGECDNQRNLSDRHLEEIGKRNGLVGIGLWETAVCGTDAEATARSIRYVADKIGVDKVGLGSDFDGAICTHFDVAGLPNMVIALQKQGFNMQEIDKIMGGNIRDFMLRNLPME, from the coding sequence ATGAATTCAAGATCAATTGAAACCATTGATGATGTTCTCCGGCTATCGACCCGTCCGGTTATTGTTTCGCACACCGGTTTTAAGGGCGAATGTGACAATCAACGCAACCTATCCGACAGGCACCTGGAGGAAATCGGAAAACGAAACGGTTTGGTAGGTATTGGCTTGTGGGAAACTGCTGTTTGCGGCACCGATGCTGAGGCCACTGCGCGTAGCATCAGGTACGTAGCCGACAAAATTGGTGTGGATAAGGTGGGGCTGGGGTCTGATTTTGATGGTGCCATTTGCACACATTTTGATGTGGCAGGGCTGCCCAACATGGTAATAGCTTTACAAAAGCAGGGGTTTAACATGCAGGAGATTGACAAGATTATGGGAGGTAACATCCGCGATTTTATGCTTCGGAATTTACCCATGGAGTAG
- the gap gene encoding type I glyceraldehyde-3-phosphate dehydrogenase, whose amino-acid sequence MTKIGINGFGRIGRMALRAAINRPDIEIVGINDLLEPDYMAYMLQYDSTHGRFEGTVEVKDGNLLVNGKKIRVTAEKDPANLKWNEVGAEIVIESTGLFLTQETAQKHITAGAKKVVMSAPAKDDTPTFVMGVNHKSLKADQTIVSNASCTTNCIAPVAKVLNDNFGIVEGLMTTVHAVTATQKTVDGPSAKDWRGGRGAYQNIIPSSTGAAKAVALVIPQLKGKLTGMSFRVPVANVSVVDFTVRLEKPASYEQIKTAMKNAANGEMKGIIGYTEDDVVSQDFNGDPRTSIFDAKAGISLNDHFAKVVAWYDNEWGYSNKLIDLVQEVAKLK is encoded by the coding sequence ATGACTAAAATTGGAATTAACGGATTCGGACGTATTGGTCGGATGGCGCTTCGCGCAGCCATTAACCGCCCTGACATTGAAATTGTTGGAATTAATGATTTGTTGGAGCCAGACTACATGGCTTATATGCTTCAGTATGATTCAACCCACGGCCGGTTTGAGGGTACCGTTGAAGTGAAAGACGGCAACCTGTTAGTCAACGGTAAGAAAATCAGGGTTACAGCCGAGAAAGATCCGGCCAACCTGAAATGGAATGAAGTTGGGGCAGAAATCGTAATCGAATCCACCGGATTATTCCTTACTCAGGAAACAGCACAAAAACACATTACTGCCGGAGCAAAAAAAGTGGTGATGTCTGCTCCTGCGAAAGATGATACCCCAACATTCGTTATGGGAGTAAACCATAAAAGCCTTAAGGCCGATCAAACCATTGTCTCTAATGCTTCCTGCACAACCAATTGCATTGCACCAGTGGCCAAAGTATTAAACGATAATTTTGGAATTGTTGAAGGTTTGATGACTACCGTTCATGCCGTAACCGCTACGCAAAAGACCGTTGATGGCCCTTCCGCTAAAGACTGGAGAGGTGGCCGTGGCGCGTACCAGAACATTATCCCCTCTTCTACGGGTGCAGCAAAAGCCGTGGCGCTTGTTATCCCTCAACTGAAAGGAAAGTTAACCGGAATGTCATTCCGGGTGCCGGTGGCCAACGTATCGGTAGTTGACTTTACCGTTAGGTTAGAGAAACCTGCTTCATACGAGCAGATTAAAACAGCCATGAAAAATGCTGCCAATGGCGAAATGAAAGGCATTATAGGATACACGGAAGATGATGTGGTTTCGCAGGATTTCAATGGCGACCCGCGCACTTCCATTTTCGATGCCAAGGCCGGTATTTCACTGAATGATCATTTTGCAAAAGTAGTAGCCTGGTACGACAACGAGTGGGGCTATTCCAACAAATTGATTGACCTTGTTCAGGAAGTGGCAAAATTAAAATAA
- a CDS encoding PorT family protein: protein MKAAFLLSLSICLYSKHACTAQLAQKNTQRLVYSYLASGKETPTLFGKEKPSKAFTNQFDVDLFAGAASGQVSIQSNTIDDVSGSISPMAAIEVSLRKSGFGFQTGLSFWRYNFDVKTISADGRRLQLNYLEMPLMARYSFASGLYFNAGLSTSFNIGSTADFDFGTGRPNQENRMNKAELIDAIASGGKITAGYRFPKGLNIQAFYFKAIKEILKDGSDGKTFASGGIMIGYKITKR from the coding sequence ATGAAAGCTGCCTTCTTACTTTCTTTGAGTATATGTCTGTACTCTAAGCACGCTTGCACAGCTCAACTTGCTCAAAAGAATACACAACGTTTAGTTTATTCATACCTGGCATCCGGAAAAGAAACACCAACTTTATTTGGAAAAGAGAAACCCAGTAAAGCTTTTACCAATCAGTTTGATGTTGATTTGTTTGCAGGTGCAGCATCAGGGCAGGTTAGTATCCAAAGCAATACCATTGATGATGTAAGCGGTAGTATTTCTCCAATGGCAGCAATTGAAGTGTCGCTGCGTAAATCCGGATTTGGGTTTCAGACGGGACTTTCCTTCTGGCGCTACAATTTTGATGTGAAGACCATATCGGCAGACGGAAGAAGACTACAATTAAACTATTTGGAAATGCCTTTAATGGCCCGGTATTCGTTTGCATCGGGTTTGTATTTTAATGCTGGGCTATCAACCAGTTTTAATATTGGCAGTACAGCAGATTTTGATTTTGGCACAGGTCGGCCAAATCAGGAAAACCGTATGAATAAAGCTGAGTTGATTGATGCTATTGCATCTGGCGGAAAGATTACTGCAGGTTATCGTTTTCCGAAAGGGCTTAACATACAAGCATTTTATTTTAAAGCCATTAAAGAAATTTTGAAGGATGGCTCTGATGGTAAAACTTTTGCTTCCGGAGGAATAATGATTGGTTATAAAATCACTAAACGTTGA
- a CDS encoding J domain-containing protein, translating to MADFYQLLGIDRSATSTELRAAYKKLAFQYHPDLNPGNPQAEEMFKAINEAYHTLSDPLKKSRYDARLNAYQSYSDHTESYWRDVQRQRYQRWKASQASRYTFDKEYFRIQGLAFLTFLIIAGICFGIVHTISYVHEKRLAELDERNKALVTEVFSLFHTGQVDQAFKMINSLREQQPVEFRFYAAHDSLLNTVRLKADHEFNEKHFPESLHFLEILKKQETPVRMETLRKLAICEYNLGDYAQAIQSLKHIYSQQPWNLEALYQIAIINLDNLNNNEEALTYFTLGKDIFKKNQTSIYGKAFEIVMDPRDAPDIYYHIFEGRARANLNLKNYREAETDCNWAIFLRSENANGYKLRVIAKVNQNITRGVCNDLAMAVKLGAADAGALKRKYCPK from the coding sequence ATGGCCGATTTTTACCAGCTATTAGGGATTGACCGCTCAGCCACTTCAACCGAACTACGGGCTGCCTATAAAAAACTGGCCTTTCAATACCACCCCGACCTGAATCCGGGAAATCCGCAGGCCGAAGAAATGTTCAAGGCGATCAACGAGGCCTATCATACCCTTTCCGACCCGCTAAAAAAATCGCGCTACGATGCCCGGCTTAATGCCTACCAGTCCTATTCCGACCATACCGAAAGTTATTGGCGAGATGTTCAGCGGCAACGCTATCAACGCTGGAAAGCCAGTCAAGCATCACGCTATACGTTCGATAAGGAATATTTCCGGATACAAGGCCTGGCTTTTCTTACGTTTTTAATTATTGCCGGCATTTGCTTCGGCATTGTGCATACCATTTCGTATGTGCATGAAAAGCGCCTGGCCGAATTGGATGAACGGAACAAAGCTTTGGTTACCGAAGTTTTTTCACTTTTCCATACCGGGCAGGTTGATCAGGCCTTTAAGATGATCAACTCCCTTCGTGAACAACAACCGGTTGAATTCAGGTTTTATGCTGCACACGACAGCTTGTTAAACACGGTGCGGTTAAAAGCCGATCATGAGTTTAATGAAAAGCATTTTCCCGAATCGTTACACTTCCTCGAAATCCTGAAAAAACAGGAAACCCCTGTACGCATGGAAACGCTTCGTAAACTGGCTATCTGTGAGTACAACCTGGGTGACTATGCACAGGCCATCCAATCGCTTAAACATATTTATAGCCAGCAACCGTGGAACCTGGAAGCCCTTTATCAGATTGCCATCATAAATCTTGATAATCTTAATAATAACGAAGAGGCCTTAACCTATTTCACATTAGGGAAAGATATCTTTAAAAAAAATCAAACCAGTATATACGGCAAAGCATTTGAAATTGTGATGGATCCACGCGATGCACCAGATATTTATTATCACATTTTTGAAGGACGCGCCCGTGCCAACTTAAACCTCAAAAACTACCGCGAGGCCGAAACGGATTGCAATTGGGCAATTTTTCTACGGTCGGAAAATGCCAACGGTTATAAGCTAAGGGTAATTGCAAAAGTCAATCAGAACATAACCCGTGGTGTATGCAACGATTTAGCCATGGCCGTTAAGTTGGGTGCTGCCGATGCCGGGGCCCTCAAAAGAAAGTACTGCCCGAAATAA